In Drosophila miranda strain MSH22 chromosome XR, D.miranda_PacBio2.1, whole genome shotgun sequence, the genomic window AGTTGCCCCAGAAGATGCAGTTGCCAACGCCGCTGTAGCAGATCAGGGAGACTGCGGTGAGAAACACCACGCTGCAGATGGTGCAGGGCTTTCGCTCCAGAAAGAATCCCACCAGATAGAGTACTATGAACATCACGTGCGTCTCCATCAGCGCTGGATTTGTGGGCT contains:
- the LOC108150916 gene encoding bladder cancer-associated protein, whose product is MYCLQCLLPVLLIPKPTNPALMETHVMFIVLYLVGFFLERKPCTICSVVFLTAVSLICYSGVGNCIFWGNCEGHQCENG